The genomic segment ACTGGTATTCTTTTTTGGTATCCTTTTTTTGATTGAAGTAAGTTTATTGTTGACCTATGGAGTGGATTACAGGCTGGTGGAGTCCAGATACACCGGTCAATCGGTACATATTGGCATTCTGGGTATCCCCTTACGCCTGCTCTTTCCTTTTATTGTCGGATTACTTATTACAGTGGTTTTGTATCTTTTTCTGTCCCGAACATTTTTGGGCCGGATCATCCGGGGGGTGTCTCAGGATAGTACGGCGGTCAGGTTGATGGGTGCAAATCCGATGGCCGTTAAATCTATTGCCTTCGGGCTTTCCATCGCAATTGCCTGTATTGCCGGAGCTCTTATGATCATCATGAATCCTATAGAACCCTCTTCCGGTAGAGAGTTCATAGGAAGAGCATTTGCCGTAGTCGTTTTAGGTGGTATGGGAAGCATAGGGGGTACCTGGGTTGCTGCCATGATCCTGGGCATAATCGA from the Candidatus Limnocylindrales bacterium genome contains:
- a CDS encoding branched-chain amino acid ABC transporter permease gives rise to the protein MFSFELLVNAVVTGILLGGFYATISMGLSLSFGLLDIANIAHPVFAILSGYGVYTLNTRMGMDPILAGFLLAPIFYGFGWILYRGYYHFFEKKGEQSLRGLVFFFGILFLIEVSLLLTYGVDYRLVESRYTGQSVHIGILGIPLRLLFPFIVGLLITVVLYLFLSRTFLGRIIRGVSQDSTAVRLMGANPMAVKSIAFGLSIAIACIAGALMIIMNPIEPSSGREFIGRAFAVVVLGGMGSIGGTWVAAMILGIIESLTSTFYGPAWALAVSFSILLLVLAIKPSGLFGR